A single region of the Anguilla anguilla isolate fAngAng1 chromosome 17, fAngAng1.pri, whole genome shotgun sequence genome encodes:
- the LOC118216779 gene encoding Golgi apparatus membrane protein TVP23 homolog B-like isoform X2 — MIGQYEDDVPLFDEDDSTRKQRSSNIKHPLASFFHLFFRASAILVYLLCEVLSSSFIACMVTIILLLSCDFWTVKNVSGRLMVGLRWWNRVDDDGKSHWVFEARKQGTGRKVPSSAESRIFWLGLVVCPIVWVFFVFSTLFSFKIKWLAVVIMGVVLQWANLYGYVRCKVGGGTNLKNVATSYFGRQFFKQAMNKEEEL; from the exons ATGATTGGACAG TACGAAGACGACGTCCCACTGTTCGATGAAGATGATTCGACCAGAAAACAGAGGAGTTCAAATATTAA ACACCCGCTGGCCTCCTTCTTTCATCTGTTCTTCCGTGCGAGTGCCATCCTGGTCTACCTGCTGTGTGAGGTCCTGAGCAGCAGCTTCATCGCGTGCATGGTCAccatcatcctcctcctctcctgtgacTTCTGGACAGTAAAG AATGTCTCCGGCAGGCTGATGGTGGGATTGAGGTGGTGGAACCGTGTGGATGATGATGGGAAGAGTCACTGGGTGTTTGAGGCCCGTAAG CAGGGAACCGGGAGGAAGGTGCCCTCGAGCGCAGAGTCCCGTATCTTCTGGCTGGGCCTGGTCGTCTGCCCCATCGTCTGGGTCTTCTTTGTGTTCAGCACCCTCTTTTCCTTTAAGATTAAGTGGCTG GCGGTAGTGATCATGGGCGTGGTGCTGCAGTGGGCCAACCTGTACGGGTACGTCCGCTGCAAAGTGGGCGGCGGGACCAACCTGAAGAACGTGGCCACCAGCTACTTTGGCCGACAGTTCTTTAAGCAG gcaATGAATAAAGAAGAAGAGTTATAG
- the LOC118216779 gene encoding Golgi apparatus membrane protein TVP23 homolog B-like isoform X3 — MSNYEDDVPLFDEDDSTRKQRSSNIKHPLASFFHLFFRASAILVYLLCEVLSSSFIACMVTIILLLSCDFWTVKNVSGRLMVGLRWWNRVDDDGKSHWVFEARKQGTGRKVPSSAESRIFWLGLVVCPIVWVFFVFSTLFSFKIKWLAVVIMGVVLQWANLYGYVRCKVGGGTNLKNVATSYFGRQFFKQAMNKEEEL; from the exons ATGAGCAAC TACGAAGACGACGTCCCACTGTTCGATGAAGATGATTCGACCAGAAAACAGAGGAGTTCAAATATTAA ACACCCGCTGGCCTCCTTCTTTCATCTGTTCTTCCGTGCGAGTGCCATCCTGGTCTACCTGCTGTGTGAGGTCCTGAGCAGCAGCTTCATCGCGTGCATGGTCAccatcatcctcctcctctcctgtgacTTCTGGACAGTAAAG AATGTCTCCGGCAGGCTGATGGTGGGATTGAGGTGGTGGAACCGTGTGGATGATGATGGGAAGAGTCACTGGGTGTTTGAGGCCCGTAAG CAGGGAACCGGGAGGAAGGTGCCCTCGAGCGCAGAGTCCCGTATCTTCTGGCTGGGCCTGGTCGTCTGCCCCATCGTCTGGGTCTTCTTTGTGTTCAGCACCCTCTTTTCCTTTAAGATTAAGTGGCTG GCGGTAGTGATCATGGGCGTGGTGCTGCAGTGGGCCAACCTGTACGGGTACGTCCGCTGCAAAGTGGGCGGCGGGACCAACCTGAAGAACGTGGCCACCAGCTACTTTGGCCGACAGTTCTTTAAGCAG gcaATGAATAAAGAAGAAGAGTTATAG
- the LOC118216778 gene encoding uncharacterized protein LOC118216778, whose protein sequence is MAFKNCIDEMDLYTDGEPTSRFQSLISQSTQICQGPPKTFLLNTVKETLDDSGMVRRWTFGEKNQSKTRTIMMMGETGTGKSTLINVMVNYILGVKYEDNIRFEIIKKEERSQTESQTSGITVYEIYGNEGVRVPFSLRLIDTPGYMDTSGEKQDEKIPKNISKLFNAEKGVQQIDAVCLVVKASQNRLTDVQVKIFDAILSLFGKDIENNIMPLITFSDGGKKPKALEAIARAGVPCARNKKKEPIFFKFNNVSKKINGDCDDEGDDDDDEDDEDENYWQRNWKMGVKTMQKFFESLNEMETRSLQMTQNVLMGREQLEMNIQCLQDKITATDNLQIMLRQTQDVLEKHKEDIDANKDFDYVVDEPCTIKVETRYPATCCAVCETNCHYPCTVVSAKWLNWCAVMKGKNCTVCEKKCRYEHHIKEKKMYKPSTRRVTKTFEKMKEQYGRASREKATTENLVKNLQEHAKNVVSGKSELVEESYWHILSLSKIALRPDSRSTVQHLDFLLERLKETGTKEQIQKIMEIKKRARELSKLK, encoded by the exons ATGGCCTTCAAAAATTGTATTGATGAAAT GGACTTGTACACTGATGGGGAACCAACATCAAGATTTCAGTCATTAATCAGTCAAAGTACACAAATCTGTCAGGGACCCCCAAAAACGTTCCTGTTGAACACAGTTAAGGAGACTCTGGATGATTCTGGAATGGTCAGAAGATGGACCTTTGGAGAAAAGAACCAGAGTAAGACCAGAACCATAATGATGATGGGAGAAACAGGGACAGGGAAGTCCACCCTCATCAATGTCATGGTCAACTACATCTTGGGAGTGAAGTACGAAGACAACATCCGGTTTGAGATTattaaaaaggaagaaagaagcCAGACTGAATCTCAAACCAGTGGCATCACTGTGTATGAGATCTACGGAAATGAAGGGGTTCGAGTCCCATTCTCTCTGAGGCTCATTGACACTCCTGGTTACATGGACACTTCAGGAGAAAAACAGGATGAGAAAATTCCTAAAAATATAAGCAAGTTGTTCAATGCTGAAAAGGGTGTTCAACAGATTGATGCAGTGTGTTTAGTGGTGAAGGCCTCACAGAATCGCCTCACTGATGTTCAAGTCAAAATCTTTGATGCGATCTTGTCCTTGTTTGGAAAGGACATAGAGAACAACATCATGCCTCTGATCACATTCTCAGATGGCGGGAAAAAACCCAAAGCCCTTGAAGCCATTGCCAGAGCTGGTGTTCCCTGCGCCaggaacaagaaaaaagaaccCATTTTCTTCAAATTTAATAATGTgtccaagaaaataaatggtgacTGCGATGatgaaggtgatgatgatgatgatgaggatgatgaggatgaaAATTACTGGCAGCGAAACTGGAAAATGGGAGTGAAAACCATGCAGAAATTTTTTGAGAGCCTGAACGAGATGGAAACCAGAAGCCTGCAGATGACTCAGAATGTACTAATGGGGCGAGAACAGCTTGAAATGAACATTCAGTGTTTACAAGATAAAATAACAGCCACTGACAACCTACAAATAATGCTAAGGCAGACTCAAGATGTCCTGGAGAAACATAAAGAAGACATAGATGCAAATAAGGACTTTGATTATGTTGTAGATGAACCGTGTACAATAAAAGTTGAGACAAGATATCCGGCAACCTGCTGCGCAGTATGTGAGACAAACTGTCACTATCCGTGTACTGTTGTCAGTGCAAAGTGGCTAAACTGGTGTGCTGTAATGAAGGGAAAAAACTGTACAGTCTGTGAAAAGAAATGTCGTTATGAACACCACATTAAAGAAAAGAAGATGTACAAGCCTTCCACCAGACGAGTCACCaagacatttgaaaaaatgaaggaaCAATATGGAAGAGCGTCTAGAGAAAAGGCCACAACAGAGAATCTGGTGAAGAATCTTCAGGAACATGCCAAGAATGTTGTGTCAGGCAAAAGTGAACTCGTAGAGGAGTCATACTGGCACATCCTCAGCCTTTCCAAGATCGCCTTGCGGCCTGACTCCAGGTCTACTGTTCAGCATCTCGACTTCCTGCttgagagactgaaagagacgGGAACTAAAGAGCAGATTCAGAAGATAATGGAGATAAAGAAAAGAGCCAGAGAGCTTAGCAAGCTCAAGTAG
- the LOC118216779 gene encoding Golgi apparatus membrane protein TVP23 homolog B-like isoform X1, whose protein sequence is MIGQYEDDVPLFDEDDSTRKQRSSNIKHPLASFFHLFFRASAILVYLLCEVLSSSFIACMVTIILLLSCDFWTVKNVSGRLMVGLRWWNRVDDDGKSHWVFEARKGTGRKVPSSAESRIFWLGLVVCPIVWVFFVFSTLFSFKIKWLAVVIMGVVLQWANLYGYVRCKVGGGTNLKNVATSYFGRQFFKQAMNKEEEL, encoded by the exons ATGATTGGACAG TACGAAGACGACGTCCCACTGTTCGATGAAGATGATTCGACCAGAAAACAGAGGAGTTCAAATATTAA ACACCCGCTGGCCTCCTTCTTTCATCTGTTCTTCCGTGCGAGTGCCATCCTGGTCTACCTGCTGTGTGAGGTCCTGAGCAGCAGCTTCATCGCGTGCATGGTCAccatcatcctcctcctctcctgtgacTTCTGGACAGTAAAG AATGTCTCCGGCAGGCTGATGGTGGGATTGAGGTGGTGGAACCGTGTGGATGATGATGGGAAGAGTCACTGGGTGTTTGAGGCCCGTAAG GGAACCGGGAGGAAGGTGCCCTCGAGCGCAGAGTCCCGTATCTTCTGGCTGGGCCTGGTCGTCTGCCCCATCGTCTGGGTCTTCTTTGTGTTCAGCACCCTCTTTTCCTTTAAGATTAAGTGGCTG GCGGTAGTGATCATGGGCGTGGTGCTGCAGTGGGCCAACCTGTACGGGTACGTCCGCTGCAAAGTGGGCGGCGGGACCAACCTGAAGAACGTGGCCACCAGCTACTTTGGCCGACAGTTCTTTAAGCAG gcaATGAATAAAGAAGAAGAGTTATAG
- the amn gene encoding protein amnionless — MSPPLAVLLSLCLFLGFPGSASCLYKQWVPDTNFENGSNWDKGTVPCGSDRVQFLAHREVSVYVREVHSIREMRLPVNGEFILATGAGFAVDGGQDASCGTGVTVQFQDSETAQWFDPKLWRSASTSEDLEKGRFLFSVHEESVPCRHDDVVFRPDASFRVDTTAGQQNVPVKSLSVLGRRFSDNGEFSRYLTSRSGRLQFHGDSAPVVGSPACDDSSGCVCGNSVHHERICAGVTCSRLDCQKALRPAGHCCDVCGAILHLKISGSFDLESYRQRLQHLFFSRPQYQAVHMGVSKVTVPQWLLGVIPREAATEIQVVLLDKEEGTGPGVVAEDLARDIMKDIESEGAHLGIEGAEFQASSGNSGTGGGAGVVAGAVLGVLALVAALLVLAFLFHRGVIHVPALPSLPSWRKNSEIGELGGPIDHGFDNPMFNKPSQMPGSGGLYGTDSLNTITVTDLGVHFVNPAYDETDFNA, encoded by the coding sequence ATGTCTCCTCCGCTGgctgtcctcctctccctctgcctcttcctTGGCTTCCCCGGGTCGGCTAGCTGCCTCTACAAACAGTGGGTCCCCGACACCAACTTTGAGAATGGGAGCAACTGGGACAAGGGCACGGTGCCCTGTGGTAGCGACAGGGTCCAGTTTCTGGCCCACAGGGAGGTGTCCGTGTACGTGCGGGAGGTGCACTCCATCCGGGAGATGAGGCTGCCGGTGAACGGGGAGTTCATACTGGCGACGGGGGCTGGCTTCGCGGTGGACGGCGGACAGGACGCCAGCTGTGGCACAGGCGTCACGGTCCAGTTCCAGGACTCCGAGACGGCGCAGTGGTTTGATCCCAAGCTGTGGCGGTCGGCCTCCACCTCGGAAGACCTGGAAAAGGGCCGGTTCTTGTTCTCAGTGCACGAGGAGAGCGTGCCCTGCCGCCACGACGACGTGGTGTTCCGGCCGGACGCCTCCTTCCGCGTGGACACTACGGCTGGGCAGCAGAACGTCCCGGTGAAGAGCCTGTCCGTGCTGGGGCGAAGGTTTAGCGACAACGGCGAGTTCTCCCGGTACCTGACATCACGCTCTGGCCGGCTTCAGTTCCACGGAGACAGCGCCCCCGTCGTCGGGAGCCCCGCATGCGACGACAGCTCCGGCTGCGTCTGCGGCAATTCGGTGCACCACGAGAGGATCTGCGCGGGCGTGACCTGCTCCCGACTGGACTGCCAGAAGGCCCTGCGTCCCGCAGGGCACTGCTGTGACGTGTGTGGCGCTATCCTCCACTTGAAGATCTCCGGCAGCTTTGACCTGGAGTCCTACCGCCAGCGGCTACAGCATCTCTTTTTCAGCCGCCCTCAGTACCAGGCCGTTCATATGGGCGTATCCAAGGTTACCGTGCCTCAGTGGCTGCTGGGAGTGATCCCCCGCGAGGCAGCGACAGAGATCCAGGTGGTGCTCCTGGACAAAGAGGAAGGGACGGGGCCTGGGGTGGTGGCGGAAGACCTGGCCCGTGACATCATGAAGGACATCGAGTCCGAGGGGGCACACTTGGGCATCGAGGGAGCAGAGTTCCAGGCATCCTCAGGCAACAGTGGCACGGGCGGCGGGGCAGGAGTTGTGGCGGGTGCTGTCCTGGGAGTCCTGGCTTTGGTGGCGGCCTTGCTCGTCCTGGCCTTCCTGTTCCACCGTGGGGTCATCCACGTGCCAGCCCTCCCCTCGCTGCCCAGCTGGAGGAAGAACAGCGAGAttggggagttgggggggcCCATAGATCACGGTTTCGACAACCCCATGTTCAACAAGCCCTCTCAGATGCCTGGCTCGGGCGGACTGTATGGGACAGACAGCCTGAACACCATCACTGTGACAGACTTGGGGGTCCACTTTGTCAACCCCGCCTATGATGAGACCGACTTCAACGCCTGA